A stretch of Cucumis sativus cultivar 9930 chromosome 2, Cucumber_9930_V3, whole genome shotgun sequence DNA encodes these proteins:
- the LOC101216498 gene encoding transcription factor MYB8 — translation MGRHSCCYKQKLRKGLWSPEEDEKLHNYITIHGHGCWSSVPKLAGLQRCGKSCRLRWINYLRPDLKRGPFSQQEEDLIIELHSVLGNRWSQIAAQLPGRTDNEIKNLWNSCIKKKLKQKGIDPNTHKPLIEKEIINNSDNNDNIIITSDDKKSHEKTFPIEEVVPPTNSTTTTTTRKSIESCFDMSTTTTSTTSCNFSNFHQLNDGSSHMDLPIIQNNNTNNASTPFEAAISNLFFPSPNSCGVAHVRPSINLIPSENNPSSTVSSTSEVVAHNNNNNNNGFLWHSDDQFLQTASILMRNDWHHHQINHRHTTLQAEILGQPTFPKY, via the exons ATGGGAAGGCACTCTTGTTGTTACAAGCAAAAGCTAAGGAAAGGGCTTTGGTCACCTGAGGAAGATGAAAAGCTTCATAACTATATCACCATTCATGGCCATGGCTGTTGGAGTTCTGTCCCTAAACTTGCag gGTTGCAAAGGTGTGGAAAAAGTTGTAGATTAAGATGGATCAATTACCTTAGGCCAGATTTGAAGAGAGGTCCCTTCTCACAACAAGAAGAAGATTTAATCATTGAGCTCCATTCAGTTCTAGGCAACAG ATGGTCACAAATTGCTGCTCAATTACCTGGAAGAACCGACAACGAGATTAAGAATCTATGGAATTCGTGtattaaaaagaagttgaagcAAAAAGGCATCGACCCCAACACTCACAAGCCTCTCatagagaaagaaattatCAACAATAGTGACAATAACGACAACATTATTATCACATCAGATGATAAAAAAAGCCATGAAAAAACTTTCCCAATTGAAGAAGTAGTTCCTCCAACCaattcaacaacaacaactaCAACAAGAAAATCCATTGAAAGCTGTTTCGACATGTCGACCACTACTACTTCTACTACTTCTTGTAATTTCTCAAACTTTCACCAGTTGAACGATGGATCGAGTCACATGGATCTCCCTATAATCCAAAACAATAACACTAATAATGCCAGTACTCCTTTTGAGGCTgccatttcaaatttgtttttcccATCTCCAAATTCATGTGGTGTAGCTCATGTGAGACCCTCTATTAATCTTATTCCTTCTGAAAACAATCCTTCTTCTACTGTAAGTTCTACTTCTGAAGTAGTAGCtcataacaacaacaacaacaataatggCTTCTTGTGGCACTCAGACGACCAGTTTCTTCAAACAGCTTCAATTCTCATGAGAAACGATTGGCATCATCATCAAATCAATCACCGCCACACGACCCTTCAAGCTGAAATACTAGGGCAACCAACTTTCCCAAAATACTAG
- the LOC101216250 gene encoding protein NRT1/ PTR FAMILY 4.5: MTSLVQYFLFVMHFDLQTAANTLTNFMGSAFLLSLLGGFLSDTYINRLNTCLIFGFLEVIFHIYCIKRYEYTQALILITVQAYSHDLLPSPLCPKDCVKGRIAFVFYTSLYLLAIGSGGVRGALPALGADQFNQKDPKEAKALGTFFNYMLLSVVIGAAVGVTLIVWVAVNKAWYWGFFISALAALVGFIIFAIGKPFYRIQVPGQSPLLRVIQVIVVAIKNRRLRLPDTPNELYEISDKLHMDSNHYKIVHTNQLRFLDKAAIVPKDIEPQPWNVCSVTQVEEVKIITRMVPIFVSTIIMNTCLAQLQTFSVEQGNTRIMDKSLGHFQFPAPSIPVIPLVFMAFLIPLYEFFFVPFARKITHHPSGITQLQRVGVGLVLSAIAMTVAGLVEVKRRHQATEHPDKQISLFWLAFQYGIFGVADMFTLVGLLEFFYKEAPVGMRSLSTSFTFLSLALGYYLSSIFVNVVNKVTKNITPSKKGWVEGLIPEDLNHNNLNLFYWFLAILSVLNFFHYLYWASWYKYKTEEPVVELNSKGGETTKEPIAELNKQGEEIKEPTTAELLNGRGEGETKEPNAELNGGRETKEPITESNERGGDDVPILHKEGNGEDAKTHHTEEK; this comes from the exons ATGACGAGCCTTGTTCAATACTTTTTGTTTGTGATGCATTTTGATCTTCAAACTGCTGCAAATACCCTCACCAACTTCATGGGCTCTGCTTTCTTGCTCTCTCTTCTTGGTGGATTCCTTTCCGATACCTACATCAATCGACTCAACACCTGTCTCATTTTTGGCTTCCTCGAAGTTATC tttcacATATATTGTATTAAACGCTATGAATACACACAGGCATTGATACTGATTACAGTCCAAGCTTATTCCCACGACCTCCTTCCGAGCCCCTTATGCCCAAAGGACTGTGTCAAAGGTCGCATCGCCTTCGTATTCTACACCTCACTATACCTACTAGCGATTGGGTCAGGAGGGGTACGAGGGGCCCTACCGGCGCTGGGGGCGGACCAATTCAACCAAAAGGATCCAAAGGAGGCCAAGGCTCTAGGGACATTTTTCAACTATATGTTGCTTAGTGTTGTGATTGGAGCTGCTGTAGGAGTTACTTTGATTGTTTGGGTTGCTGTGAATAAAGCTTGGTATTGGGGCTTCTTCATTTCAGCTTTGGCTGCCCTTGTTGGCTTCATCATTTTTGCCATTGGAAAGCCCTTTTATAGAATTCAAGTTCCTGGTCAAAGCCCACTTTTGAGGGTTATTCAg GTTATTGTTGTGGCGATTAAAAATCGACGGCTACGATTGCCAGACACCCCAAATGAATTGTACGAGATTAGTGACAAACTTCATATGGATTCAAATCACTATAAAATTGTTCACACCAACCAACTCAG GTTTCTTGACAAGGCTGCAATTGTTCCAAAGGACATAGAACCACAACCATGGAATGTTTGTAGTGTAACACAAGTAGAAGAAGTGAAGATCATAACAAGAATGGTGCCAATTTTCGTTAGCACCATCATCATGAACACTTGTTTAGCTCAACTTCAAACGTTTTCTGTTGAACAAGGCAACACAAGAATCATGGACaaaagccttggccattttcaGTTCCCAGCTCCATCAATCCCTGTTATTCCATTGGTCTTCATGGCCTTCCTCATCCCCCTCTACGAGTTCTTCTTCGTCCCCTTCGCTCGAAAAATCACTCACCACCCATCCGGTATTACTCAGCTCCAGCGCGTTGGAGTTGGCCTG GTGCTCTCAGCGATAGCAATGACGGTGGCCGGGCTCGTAGAGGTGAAGAGACGACATCAAGCAACAGAGCACCCGGACAAGCAGATAAGCTTGTTTTGGCTAGCCTTTCAATATGGGATATTTGGAGTAGCAGACATGTTCACCCTTGTAGGGTTGCTAGAATTTTTCTACAAGGAAGCCCCTGTGGGAATGAGGTCCCTTTCAACTTCCTTCACATTTCTCTCCCTAGCTTTAGGCTATTACTTGAGCAGCATCTTTGTGAATGTTGTCAACAAAGTCACTAAAAACATAACCCCAAGTAAGAAGGGTTGGGTTGAAGGCCTTATTCCTGAGGATTTGAACCATAACAACCTTAATctattttattggtttttggCCATTCTCagtgttttgaacttttttcacTACTTGTATTGGGCGTCATGGTATAAGTACAAGACCGAGGAGCCGGTAGTGGAGTTGAACAGTAAAGGAGGAGAGACGACTAAGGAGCCGATTGCGGAGTTGAACAAACAAGGAGAAGAGATTAAGGAGCCGACTACTGCAGAGTTGTTGAATGGTAGAGGAGAGGGAGAGACGAAGGAACCGAATGCGGAGTTGAATGGAGGAAGAGAGACCAAGGAGCCGATTACAGAGTCGAACGAAAGAGGAGGCGATGATGTTCCTATTCTTCACAAGGAGGGGAACGGAGAAGATGCAAAGACTCACCATACTGAAGAAAAATAA
- the LOC101220838 gene encoding germin-like protein 5-1, translated as MKLHPFSALFTASLAFFFFVITAADPDLLQDVCVADLASGIKVNGFTCKSNFSADDFFFNGLAKPGATNNTLGSRVTGANVQSIPGLNTLGVSLARIDYAPGGLNPPHTHPRATEIVFVLEGQLDVGFITTGNVLVSKSIKKGEIFVFPKGLVHFQKNNGKVPAAVIAAFNSQFPGTQSIAAALFAASPPVPDNVLTKAFQVGTKEVEKIKSRLAPK; from the exons ATGAAGCTGCATCCTTTCTCTGCTCTCTTTACTGCTTCTCttgccttcttcttctttgttatcACTGCTGCCGATCCCGATTTGCTTCAGGACGTTTGCGTCGCGGATCTCGCTTCCG GAATCAAAGTAAACGGATTCACCTGCAAATCGAATTTCTCAGCAGAcgatttcttcttcaatggaTTAGCCAAACCAGGGGCCACAAACAATACCCTAGGATCGCGAGTAACCGGTGCCAACGTCCAATCAATCCCCGGTCTTAACACACTCGGCGTCTCCCTTGCCCGAATCGACTACGCTCCCGGCGGTCTGAACCCGCCACACACGCATCCACGCGCCACTGAGATCGTGTTCGTCCTGGAAGGCCAACTGGACGTCGGTTTCATAACAACCGGTAACGTTCTTGTCTCGAAATCGATCAAGAAGGGAGAGATCTTCGTTTTCCCGAAGGGATTGGTTCATTTCCAGAAAAACAACGGGAAGGTTCCGGCAGCGGTGATTGCGGCGTTTAATAGCCAGTTTCCGGGTACTCAATCGATTGCGGCGGCGCTTTTCGCGGCATCTCCGCCGGTGCCTGATAATGTGTTGACGAAGGCGTTTCAAGTTGGGACTAAGGAAGTTGAGAAGATCAAATCGAGGCTTGCACCGAAGTAA